CAGAAGAGCAAAAATCATATTGGGACCTCTCAGATTGCAATTGGCTATTTCTAGAGACATTTTCAAACCCTGGTGGTTGGCCAAGACCTGAACCATTATGCAACTTTTTCCCTAAAGCAAATGCAAGTGAATCCCTGTAGTTTGTATTACCTACGGAAGGGGTTTTCAGTGATGATAATTGCATTGGAGCACTTACGTTATCAGAATTTCTGTCATTACCACCCCGGCTAAGATAGGATGCAGTCTCATAACCATGTATGGTAGCCGGCTGATAGTCCCAAGCTTGAGATGAATGTAGATTGCGCACACTGGAATAGCGCCGCTCACCAGAATCAAGGACATTTCTCTGTACATATGCATCCAATAACTGGATGGGATTTGCCATGCTAGAGGAAGAACTTCTTTGAAGACCATACGGAGACTCTGAATTACTTTGCATCCTAGGCTGCTTGGAAGAGTCAAATGAACTAGCGTTCATTGGAGTGTCGGAAGTTCTACCTCCTACAGATAGTGAGTATTCAGAATAGTCCTTTCCGCATGCATCCACTCTCTGGAAGGAACTGGTGGGTCTTGAATCTGCTCCCAGTCCTAGCAAATCATCAATTTTCTTAGCCCTTGCTTCATGGGTTGCTAGTCCATGGAAATCATAAAGCTTCCCCCAGAATTCATCAAGAACAGCAGCTAACTGACGTCTTGCTGCACGCCCTAAGCCTTCTATTCTTGAAAGACTTCCAAAGCTATTCCCGCCTTCATCACCTTTCCCACTAATGCTCCTGAATGATGCAGGGCCATCTGATGTTAAAGATGGGGAACTTTCTGAGACCACTCTGGATGATTCTTCAGTTTCCCACGAGTCTCCATCATCAGCATCCCTTTCAGCATTTGCATCTGCTTCAACTTCCAGAGTCTTCTCAACGGGGGCCCCTGTTTCCATTTTTATCATCTTGGAATCTGCTACTGTAGAATCAGAAATATCTTCAACTGTAGAATCAGAAATATCATTAAATACAGTTGAAACTGCCTCAGACAACTCTGATGTGGAAGCTGATGATGTAATAGCATGATTCTCCCTCACAGCGTTCGCATGGGGATCTGGTTCCATTATGGTTTCAGGTAGATCAGGATGAAAACTTCTAAGTGATACATCCGAGTATTCCAAGGTAGTTGCTAGAGCTGGTGCTGGTTCCTCAACCTCAACAGATGCATCTTCATGACACCTTGTTTCAGTTAAATATGATTCCTCACCATCAACTGACGGATTTGGTACAATCTCTGGCATATCCCTGTTCCAGGCCTGAGCAGATTGGACATTGGCAGATTTTAAAGGCGTGACAGCCAACCAAAGCATCGAACATAATGATGTAAATGCAGTGGTAAGAAGAACTAAATATGAGACAGACACACCATTCCCCGCATTCCATCTCAAATCACCCACCCAATCACTATTGCCAAATATCATTTCTATCACAAAGACAATATTCAAGCCAAGCATCCCGATGAATATGATCAATGCCAGAAGTTCCACAGACTGAGAGACCTTGTTTGGACCCATTATTGATCTAGACATAGCAACTCGAAAAAGGGGGATCACAGAAGATGGAAGTTGCAGAGCTACCAAAACTTGAGTGAATATAAGTAGCTGATACATCCCTTCAGCTCCTGAGCTCCAAACACAATAAAGGGCAGGCACAACAGCAATTACTCTAATTGTCGCATAATGAAGCCAACCTGGAATATCCAGTTTTAAGAAACCGTGCACTACAGCTTCTCCACCTAAACTCCAAGTTAATGCCGTGGTTTGATTTGCAAGAAACAAAATGAGTACAAACCCAAGCAGAACTATTGGGCTCCGCAACACCTGTAATAAAAATCTTACAATCAATAAGAATGTGTCGACAAAGAGGATACGGTAAGCAAATATTCTAATATAAATCAATTATGGAGGAATTGTAGACCTGTTCCAGAGGTGATAATGCATCTTGAAAAGTAAGTAAAACCGGGCCCATACTGTAGAACTCATTTGCTGATGCCGTCATCAGCATATTATTTACCAGATAAAGACCACTGAAGACACATAAAATGGTCAAAAAATGATTATGACACAATGCATCTTTAGAAATACTTGTCGGATCCTGATGCCACTGcaaaaaggaaatgaaatttCAGATTGACAACACTCAAAACAGCAACCAAGTATGACAGAACTATTTTAGTATAGAACATGATGTGCAATCTTTTCCCCCAGGTGCAGATGAAGAAAAGTGTGTGTATGAGAAATTATCAGGTCTGGGACAATATCTCATAAGAAATACTGGATACCCTAAACAGCCTATTCTATTTATTCTTTTAACAATCAACTATTCCCAGTAATTCCAGACTAACTATTTCTCGAATAGTTAGTTAGGTAGTTTTAATATGAAGATGACAGTTAGGGATTGTGACTCCCAATCTCTTTCTTAAATCTCCTTTCATAGACCCTCCTAACTGGAGGTCTATTCCTATAATAATGTTAATGACTTCATTAGATAAGCACTGATATGATGATGAACTGCAGATAGAAGAAGTAAAAAAACCACTCACAATGCAAGGTTTTTTACCGAAGTATGCGAATTACAAATCCATGTTAGAACAATGATGTACAAATCTTAGACAAGAAAAAAGAGGAAATTAAGGGCCAGTAGTCAActtaatcataaaatttattAGGACAATCAACTCCAGCAACAAGGCAACTCTCTGTGCAAGCCTACTAACCATAATGCTAGAGGTGGATATTTCATCTTTAACGAACAATAAAAACATGATTTGCAAATATATGAACAAGGACCACAAGCACATCAAAGATATTTCCTTGGAAGAATGCCTCACGTACAGACCAGTTCATTACATATCAATAGAGAAAAAATGAGGACAAGATGAAATAATACCTGTACAATAGATGAATGAAGGTAGAAGTTGTGAGGCACAAGAGTTGCTCCTAGAAGACTCATTAGCACAAATGCACTCTCCCCATTCAACTTTATTAGTATTCCATTCATGGAAAGTGGAATTTCCGGTTGATTGATGAGTAGTCCAACTATAAAAGAAAGCAATACAAAGCCTGCCACAAACTGGCCAAGGATTTTTGTCTTCTCAATGTCCTAAAGAAAGGCAATATAGTAAGTCTAGTGTTGATCAACAGAGGTTGATGAATGATGAAGAAAGATACTTACAAGGAAGACAGCAAGAACTATATGAAAAATAGCACCAGTAGCAGTTAAAAAGACACAAGCGAGCAAGTCCCATCCAAAAATAAGATTTAATCCCTGTGCCATGcccaaaatctagcaaaacaGGTTAAATCATAGCTTAAAGTCAAAATAAGTTTGATAATGAATATAATAGATGAACATGTTTAAATCAAGTTCATTGCCAAAATCCAGCCAAATATTTAAAGTTAATCAAAGAGTAAGAGTATTACCATGTTAAGGTCTAGCATAATCACTGAAAGCTCTGCTTGAATTCCAAGGAGCATGCAAGTCCACGTATCATACTCATCACTGCAAATCTTTGGATAAAGAAAGTGAAATTAGTTAAGAAATACACACTAATAAAGTGTGTATTCACGAACTTTTATCTGAGCTTGGTCATCTAAGCAGCATAATTGAGTTGGTGTCAGCATGCATTTGAGGTAGAAATACAGAAAAGACAGAAATGCAATATAAACTCAGTAATAAACTCAACGAACAGATTAAGATAGACGACTCAACCTAGGTCACTACCGTTAGTCCGTTACAATTGGACTAATGTCAACATGGTCAGAAAAATACTACGCATCTCCGGGTTTTTCTCCCTGCCAGTTTCATGAATGTAACACAGCAGAGGAAGAATTAAAAAGGAATAGGGGGGAGAATAAGAAATTAACATGAGAAGGAAAGGGATAATCCCATTCCTTTATTTAGTCATCTTTTAATATGGAAGAAACAAGTAATATCAAAAGGCAAATGCAATTTCCATACTTCAAAGAAACACCCAAAAGGAAGTATACAAGACAGAATTGACCGTCATTGTAGTTTGTAAGCTTCTAAATCTGTATAAAGTCAATAGTAAAAGGAGATTGGATTAATAAGATGCATGGATATAAGATTGAACTACCACCAATGAGTTTGTAA
This is a stretch of genomic DNA from Lotus japonicus ecotype B-129 chromosome 1, LjGifu_v1.2. It encodes these proteins:
- the LOC130730354 gene encoding ethylene-insensitive protein 2.2-like gives rise to the protein MEAETLSTNLKSKLEAETSNHDCPPGFVRRSLPSFVPMLLISLGYVDPGKWVASVEGGARFGFDLMAFTLIFNFAAIFCQYISARIGVITERDLAQICSDEYDTWTCMLLGIQAELSVIMLDLNMILGMAQGLNLIFGWDLLACVFLTATGAIFHIVLAVFLDIEKTKILGQFVAGFVLLSFIVGLLINQPEIPLSMNGILIKLNGESAFVLMSLLGATLVPHNFYLHSSIVQWHQDPTSISKDALCHNHFLTILCVFSGLYLVNNMLMTASANEFYSMGPVLLTFQDALSPLEQVLRSPIVLLGFVLILFLANQTTALTWSLGGEAVVHGFLKLDIPGWLHYATIRVIAVVPALYCVWSSGAEGMYQLLIFTQVLVALQLPSSVIPLFRVAMSRSIMGPNKVSQSVELLALIIFIGMLGLNIVFVIEMIFGNSDWVGDLRWNAGNGVSVSYLVLLTTAFTSLCSMLWLAVTPLKSANVQSAQAWNRDMPEIVPNPSVDGEESYLTETRCHEDASVEVEEPAPALATTLEYSDVSLRSFHPDLPETIMEPDPHANAVRENHAITSSASTSELSEAVSTVFNDISDSTVEDISDSTVADSKMIKMETGAPVEKTLEVEADANAERDADDGDSWETEESSRVVSESSPSLTSDGPASFRSISGKGDEGGNSFGSLSRIEGLGRAARRQLAAVLDEFWGKLYDFHGLATHEARAKKIDDLLGLGADSRPTSSFQRVDACGKDYSEYSLSVGGRTSDTPMNASSFDSSKQPRMQSNSESPYGLQRSSSSSMANPIQLLDAYVQRNVLDSGERRYSSVRNLHSSQAWDYQPATIHGYETASYLSRGGNDRNSDNVSAPMQLSSLKTPSVGNTNYRDSLAFALGKKLHNGSGLGQPPGFENVSRNSQLQSERSQYDFCSSGPADNTVSSVNTKKYHSLPDISGYSIPHRAGYVSNKNAPQDGSLGYGSFASKTCYEPSLYSNSGSRTGAHLVFDELSQTKLYRETLSSQLNSGFNSGSLWSRQPYEQFGLANKIHNVPTEGVGSRPNASVQETTLSVDIEGKLLQAVRLCIMKLLKLEGSDWLFRHNDGTDEELIDRVAAREKFVYEIETREMNHMAGESRFPSSDRKSGSFVKNTEANSSSFSVSSVPNCGDGCVWRAGLVISFGVWCIHRILDLSLMESRPELWGKYTYVLNRLQGIIDPAFSKPRSPLSPCFCLQVPTTYLQQKSSPHLSLPPTAKPGRGKCTTPSTLLELIKDVEVAISSRKGRTGTAAGDVAFPKGKENLASVLKRYKRRLSSINKPAGEGSGLRKMTSASSYS